A section of the Engraulis encrasicolus isolate BLACKSEA-1 chromosome 8, IST_EnEncr_1.0, whole genome shotgun sequence genome encodes:
- the nufip2 gene encoding FMR1-interacting protein NUFIP2, whose translation MEERPNEGALGRYSNHGKAESNTDRLNKLVNNDQCHCQHQDEETSTKKTGYGKVNGNTGEGEEISTALNPNSITHPTRDSGHEDNRRPLEHPLKPRTPSSKTQAAYPGAAERSKAAESGSSSSSNSVDPLISNMDCPNDRPPDLKTLEGKKEALVSLNGLVVTPSSSCGSSPLTNGYPGKPGGSLTDNDGSGSENGYTTPKKRRSVQRGAAKAAAAGGDVVIVQSTAAAKAMHPTATAGKQQRPDSPFSTESADKSPAFVPHGNGRTPRELPAASAATPSASPALPPAEFPQKNSEGKVATGAGAALGAAAGKKPDERPVKAKAVTAAASAAAKDDSWTLFKPPPVFPVDNSSAKIVPKISYASKVKENLNRVNAAVAAAQASSSLSPAAVSATAAAERDLLLPPTQTPPPPMPPGKLSQVPMSAVKTITSASFTNGPLPPAEGSSSSNNGCPLPGAPFNTSPPSTAPAPLAAAAAGGMASGALVSPVQGGENVASPSSSSSATSPCAGGGGGVVAPPVVPEPRKPSLFVYPHAAGPPSNMQLSLPSGRQADPPGPPSSSSTSSSSVASGGPASSSSSSSNPGQPAHQKSLGDIFQNQWGLSFINEPSAGPVGGGGGGGGGSSVGAGAAASRTEGRGKPTVVTFQGGFPPSSAPLPPPQGSTTSAQRQEHHHHTHAPHHHHHPPFPKSHELDKRTSPLSSGRVGPLRSSPGPLAAAAAPQEGGGLLHTTPSLPSGAPKEPEPRNLSAIVFSSSSSSAKDQGGDLPQASPTNTAPVLALAREQGYTKGFERSSWGMFDLKAAVIYHTKEMEYILNIQKQDPKRVVLYRDTKDGPNQ comes from the exons ATGGAGGAACGGCCCAACGAAGGGGCACTCGGGAGATATTCTAATCATGGAAAAGCGGAAAGCAACACTGATCGATTGAACAAATTGGTGAATAATGATCAGTGCCACTGCCAGCACCAGGACGAGGAAACGTCGACGAAGAAAACTG GTTATGGAAAAGTAAACGGCAACactggggagggagaggagatttCCACTGCCTTGAATCCAAACAGCATCACACATCCTACACGCGACAGTGGCCATGAGGACAACAGACGACCCCTAGAACACCCCCTCAAACCCAGAACTCCTTCTTCAAAGACCCAGGCTGCTTACCCAGGGGCGGCGGAACGTAGTAAAGCTGCAGAgagcggtagcagcagcagcagtaacagtgtTGACCCCTTAATAAGCAACATGGACTGCCCTAATGACCGCCCACCTGACCTTAAGACCctggagggaaagaaggaggctCTAGTGTCCCTCAATGGCCTGGTGGTGACCCCCAGCAGCAGTTGCGGTTCCAGTCCCCTAACCAACGGCTATCCGGGGAAACCCGGGGGTTCCTTGACGGACAACGACGGTAGCGGCTCCGAGAACGGCTACACCACGCCCAAGAAGCGTCGCAGTGTTCAGCGTGGTGCTGCCAAAGCGGCTGCTGCCGGCGGGGACGTTGTGATCGTGCAGTCGACAGCAGCGGCAAAGGCCATGCATCCGACGGCGACCGCAGGCAAACAGCAGCGGCCCGACTCGCCGTTTTCCACCGAGTCGGCCGACAAGAGCCCAGCTTTCGTGCCGCACGGTAACGGCCGGACTCCTCGCGAACTGCCTGCCGCTTCTGCCGCtaccccctctgcctctcccgcCCTGCCCCCTGCCGAGTTTCCCCAGAAGAACTCTGAAGGCAAGGTGGCGACCGGGGCAGGGGCTGCGTTGGGGGCCGCGGCGGGCAAAAAGCCGGACGAGCGGCCCGTCAAAGCCAAGGCGGTGACTGCTGCCGCCTCCGCCGCGGCCAAAGACGACTCGTGGACGCTGTTCAAGCCTCCGCCCGTCTTCCCCGTGGACAATAGCAGCGCTAAGATAGTGCCTAAGATCAGTTATGCAAGCAAAGTGAAGGAGAACCTCAACAGGGTCAACGCGGCAGTGGCGGCTGCCCAGGCCTCTTCTTCGTTGTCACCGGCGGCGGTATCGGCTACTGCTGCAGCCGAAAGGGACCTTCTCCTTCCGCCGACCCAGACCCCACCGCCACCCATGCCGCCAGGCAAACTGTCCCAGGTGCCCATGTCTGCCGTCAAGACCATCACCTCTGCCAGCTTTACCAACGGACCCCTTCCCCCGGCCgagggtagcagcagcagcaacaatggCTGCCCTCTGCCCGGTGCTCCCTTTAATACCTCTCCTCCTTCTACTGCCCCTGCTcccttggctgctgctgctgctggtggcatGGCGTCCGGCGCGCTGGTCTCCCCCGTCCAGGGAGGCGAGAATGTAGCATccccctcgtcctcgtcctcggcCACCAGCCCATGTgcaggtggcggtggtggtgtcgTCGCGCCCCCCGTGGTGCCAGAGCCACGGAAGCCCAGCTTGTTTGTGTACCCGCATGCCGCCGGACCCCCGTCTAATATGCAACTTTCGCTGCCTAGCGGCCGCCAAGCTGACCCCCCTggccccccttcctcttcctccacctcgtcCTCCTCTGTAGCGTCTGGGGGACccgcgtcctcctcctcctcctcctccaaccccgGCCAGCCAGCTCACCAGAAGTCACTGGGGGACATCTTTCAGAACCAGTGGGGGCTGTCTTTCATCAACGAGCCCAGCGCCGGccctgtgggtggtggtggtggtggtggtggtggtagtagtgtagGGGCGGGGGCTGCTGCCAGCCGGACAGAGGGCAGGGGCAAGCCCACGGTAGTGACCTTCCAGGGCGGCTTCCCCCCCTCCTCCGCACCCCTGCCCCCGCCACAGGGCTCCACCACTTCTGCTCAGAGACAggagcaccaccaccacacccatgctccccaccaccaccaccacccacctttcCCCAAGTCCCACGAGCTGGACAAGCGGACTAGCCCCCTGTCCTCCGGCCGGGTGGggcccctccgctcctctccgggCCCCCTGGCTGCGGCGGCTGCTCCTCAGGAGGGAGGAGGCTTGCTGCACACCACCCCGTCCCTCCCCTCCGGGGCGCCGAAAGAGCCCGAGCCCAGGAACCTCAGTGCAATAGtgttcagctcctcctcctcctctgctaagGACCAGGGGGGAGACCTGCCCCAGGCCTCCCCGACAAACACTGCCCCTGTGCTGGCCTTGGCCAGAGAGCAGGGCTATACCAAGGGCTTTGAGAGGTCTAGCTGGGGGATGTTTGATTTAAAAGCTGCTGTAATTTATCACACTAAAG aaatggaaTATATTCTGAATATACAAAAGCAAG atcCAAAAAGAGTCGTCCTCTACAGGGACACTAAGGACGGACCTAACCAGTGA
- the ttc36 gene encoding tetratricopeptide repeat protein 36 produces MATAHDQAVLQAIFNPNTPFGDMPDLYQEEDLTDDDSAFDPSLVSQVKQLELQGVSAAEAGDVKTALLCFDQAVKLLPERPSAYNNRAQTRRLQGDTAGAILDLERAIALSGGAGRTACQALVQRGLLFRLGNQAEEARKDFTRAAELGSKFAQQQAVMLNPYAALCNRMLSEVICKLRNPDVSEME; encoded by the exons ATGGCCACGGCACACGATCAGGCTGTCCTTCAAGCCATATTCAACCCGAACACTCCTTTTGGGGACATGCCCGATCTGTATCAAGAGGAGGACCTCACAGATGATG ACAGTGCCTTTGACCCAAGCTTGGTGAGTCAAGTGAAACAGCTGGAGCTGCAGGGTGTCTCTGCGGCGGAGGCCGGGGACGTCAAGACAGCACTCCTCTGCTTCGACCAGGCGGTGAAGCTGCTGCCAGAGCGACCCTCAGCGTACAACAACCGTGCCCAAACACGCCGCCTGCAAGGGGACACAGCAG GAGCAATTCTGGACCTTGAGCGGGCAATCGCTCTGAGCGGCGGAGCTGGGCGCACGGCGTGCCAGGCCCTGGTGCAGAGAGGACTGCTGTTCCGGCTGGGCAACCAGGCGGAGGAGGCGCGCAAGGACTTCACGCGGGCCGCCGAGCTGGGCAGCAAGTTCGCACAGCAGCAGGCCGTGATGCTCAACCCGTACGCCGCCCTCTGCAACCGCATGCTGTCCGAGGTCATCTGCAAGCTACGGAACCCCGATGTGTCCGAGATGGAGTAG